TGGCTCTCCATCACCAATACCAACATCACCTCTGTCCCCTCCGCTTCCTTCAAAAACATGGTGCACCTCACCCACCTCAACTTGTCCTACAATCCCATCGCCACACTAGAGCCTTGGGCCTTCAAGGACCTGCTGAGGCTGAAGGACCTCATCATGGTAAGCACAGGGTTGATGACAGTGGAGCACCATGCCTTTGGGGGCCTTCGACAGATCCGGGTCCTCAACTTCTCCTCCAACGACCTGCATACTCTTGAAGAGGGCTCCTTCCACTCTGTCAACAGTTTGGAGACCCTCAGAGTGGATGGGAACCCCCTGATGTGTGACTGCCGTCTTTTGTGGATCCTGCAAAGACGCAAGACCCTCAACTTTGACGGCAGAGTGCCGGTGTGTGCGGGGCCGGTGGAGGTGCAAGGGGTCAGCCTCAGCACCTTCACCGATTCTGCACTCTTCGATCACTTTACATGCCAGAAACCTAAGATACGCAACCGTAAGCTGCAGCAGGTAATGAAGATGACTGCATTTAGCTTTAATATTTAGCAAAAAGTTGACAAATGCTTATTGTTTTATCATTCAGGATACTTACTTCTGCAAGCACACACAATATGTTCTGTGATTGTGCCATATTTTGTGGTGCACATATTTTcgattatttattattccatGCACTCCTTTTCTCTACCTTTCACAGGTGACCGCTCGTGAGGGCCAACCTGTGAGTTTCCTGTGTCGGGCTGAAGGAGAACCTGTACCTGCTATTGTCTGGATTTCCCCACAGCGCAGAAGGATCACAGCTAAAAGTTCAGGGCGCATTGTTATTCTCCCTAGTGGCACCCTGGAGATCCGCTACGCCCAGCTTACTGACAGCGGAACATACATCTGCATCGCCAGTAATGCCGGAGGCAATGACACCTACTTTGCTACACTCACAGTGCGTGGCCAGCCACTAGATGCCGCCTCAGCTTTCTTTCTCAATCGCTCGCTGTATAGTGGCGAGTTCTTCAACGACACAAATCTAAACAGTACGCGTGTTTTCCTCAAGTTCACCTTGGACCTGaccaccatcttggtttccaCGGCAATGGGTTGCATCACCTTTCTGGGGGtggtcctcttctgtttccTGCTGTTGTTCGTGTGGAGCCGGGGACGCGGCCAACGCAAGAACAACTTCACAGTGGAGTACTCCTTCCGGAAATCTGAACCCGTCACCGGCAGCTCCTCAGGAGGGACCAGGAAGTTCAACATGAAGATGATATGAAACAACGCAGCCAGGGGTCCTTCGGGGGAGGCATGAGCACGTCCCAAAAACGTGTTTgacacacgcaaacgcacacagCCACTGACTCGCAAAGAAGTGTTAAAGCACAATTTAAGTTCCTGTCTATTGGCTCTATTCAAAAATGAGCGCCCACATCAAAATTAGTGCCATGACACGATTTGGTTTGATTTGTGAATGAAAACTAAATGACCCTGATCTCCCTGCCTTCCAGTTGTTTTATTCAGCATGTGGTGAACAAAATGTTTAACTGATACTGTTAAGAACTACAGTATTGATAGATTTGAAGGAGGTGCTTGCCATCTCTGCTTGATAAGAACAATATAGTTAAGAATTATAGGAGATAAGCTTTGGAAATTGGCATGAACTGAGCTGTGGGATGCCGTTAGCTCTGTTTCTCTGTTACATTAATGAGATAATGAAATAGAGTTcctctttcattttaatttcccttTACCGTATTCTGTACAGTCAGggattttaaaagaaatgtgttgcagGCAGACCTGGCTACCATCCATTTATATAATGTGTAGCTCTACTCTCAAAAGTCTGTCTTGTTAAGATTAATGCATGAAGAAATGCAGTCGCGAGTTAAGTTGTGAGTTCATGCCaccgaataaaactaattgttttgaaagacattttgaatatgtttttctaTAGAACATTTAAGAGCCTCCATTATTTATATTGACCATGGCTGAACTGCGAGGAGGGTTCTTCATTAGCATTATGTTATGTCAAGCTTAAAGGCTGTAAAATACGATCTGATAATAATGTCTGATAAGAAGCGCTGGATTTGGACCATTCCCATGAATGACAAATAGACAAAAGATTTGGCCTTTTCTTCTTTGTGAGATTTTGCATCATCAGCTGTGTGAGTTTGGGACGAGTGCACTGGTCGAGAACTGCTGTGGCTGCCCGTGGCCCGGAGGGTTTGGTTAGGAAGTCAAGGCCATCGGACGCGGGCAGCCACTGTAATTATAGCAATCAACACAGTAGAGAGCAATGGGAACCAGGCTGGTGGCCCCAGGAGGGTCGCTGGGTAGAAGGGAGCGTCAATGCTCTTTCATCAACAAGAGATGCTCAAGCTGCCGCCCTCCGCCCTCTGCTGTGTTGGTGGACGCCTGACCTTCCCAGCGCTGCCAGGGGGGAGCAGCCCGGAGGGTTGGGTCACACTCAGAGGcagacagaggacacacagtACCACTGTCGGGGTCAAGTAAATGCACACTCTCATTCTAGTAGTGGAAAAACACACATAGCAACATATGTATAGCACCTTTTCTCAGGAAAAGTGAAATAACTAGCCTACAGAGTGAGTGTAACCACACATACATGCTCTGTTAAAATATTACATTCCAGCAATACTGTATGTAGAGCCATAAAGCCCAAATCCATTCTCTAAGAGAGAACTGTAAATGTTTGAGTGAAGAAACAAAGCCATAGTATGTGTAGGATGTTTTTTATAGCGAGCCGTGTGCATGATTCAGTTATATGATAATAAGTATTGCTACTGCCATCTTACAAGCTGGTGGGATGATCACTAGACCATCTGCTGTCGCTGGGCTTGCATAAAGTTGCAccccataacacacacacacacacacactcaaagaagTGGTAAAACCTTGTCAAGGGCCCTTAGATTTATAGAAACAACAATCACAGTTACACATCAATGAACATACAAATTGATGAAGCACCACAGCAAAgtgtctctgctctctctctctgcctctgagATGGTCAGTGTGCAAATGTCTCTGCCCCCCTAGCCCAGTGcatcccccctcctcacccccaccccccaacacaccCCCACTGGGTCCTCCTTTGGGAGGGGTCCCTGGCTGGAGAAAgaggatttaaaatgtaaatgaagtcGTGTTAACCCTACCCACGCCATGTGCATCGTATAGTAGAGAGTAGTACCGTGgtttgataaaaagaaaaaaaagaaaacctttctttaaaatgttctgttgCTTTTTCTTTGTCCTCTATTTTAATTTCCTCAGTTGTTGTTCTCCGTAACCTTTTAACAGTTTACCCTTTTAAAGTTCACCGTCCTCCGTGTGGCACTGTTCTGTTCTCAACACATACAATTGTTCCCACACACTTGTGCCCGTTTGCATTTCGGTGTGGAACCGGAACCAGAACTTAAGAAACAAGACATAATACGTATAGCAGCTAACGTAGAGTCACAAATTAAATTGGAGGTTTCACCAGACGGTTGACAGAATAAGAATGAAGAAAACAGGTCTACTCCACAAAGTTATTATATATCTCATATTTGTATCAAAATGTATATACTGGAGTCCATGCACCAGCTTTTCATAAGTTATGACATAACATTAGCCTATAGTTATAAGTACTAATTAACTAGAAATGTACACATCGTTGTATTAAAACTGGTTGCACCACACAAACATTGAGATTATACCAGGTGCTGTTGCGTTGCTAACAGCAAACGGCGATGTCTATATATACCACCTTCCCGCTATGTGTATAACACTTGAGTTTCTTTCTGTCTGGTTTGCAGGAATGGAGTTGTATGGTGGCATAGCAATTATCTGCTTTGCTAATGTCtggagtgggtgtgtgtgacaAGATTGTGCAAGTTTTTGCAGAATTCTAACAAAATCACACCATATGCAGAGCACAGACAGTTAAGTTTAATCTATATCTTTAAACCAGCTAGTCGTTCCTAGGAACTTGTGAAGGATACACAAACTTAGTGGCAGATTTACACATAGTCGGTGCTGTTAAACTCATCGTCATGAGGAGCATTGCTTAATTTTAAGGGTCGTACTGTAAAAGGAGGGGAAAAGCTATGTAAAGCTACAACCCTGTATAAAACCAAGCTTACGGTTTGGAAATAATTTGCAAGATAAAACTTTAAACTCTCAAaactttttctaaatatatcCTGCAAACTCTATATTTGTCCCTTGTGAGGGATGATGAAACCATGGCTTCTGTGTCAGGATGAATAACTCAACAGCTGTTAAAGATTCATGAGGCCGAATGAGACTATGATTAAATTGTCCTGGTTTTTTAACACCGCCGTTAACAGTGTCAGCGGACATTTTTGTGTTGAGAACAGGATGTTGCCTTCATGGACGTCTCCGCTCCCTGCGCCAATCCTTTTGTGTTTCCATTCCCTGGTACTTCTCTGTGGAAACTAGGTTTAGAAGACAGTGAGAATGTCTGGTGATTGTAGATGGCGTTATTGTGCAAACAGTCACAAATGTAGGCGTAGATGagggtgtgttttgttttctcatcatcttctccttctctccctctctaccttcctcctcccctcttccttttccCTGTCTTCTTAACATTTCCCCGTTCACAGTATTAGGCTGGATTATGGTTGTGTGGTAGTAGACACGTGTTCTGTGTGTTCGGTGAGTCCGTGTTGTTGTGTTAAGATTTGTTGCTCCTTGTGATGCCATCGAACACGGAGCGTTGATTGGATCAGTGGAGACAAAAGATGAAAGGGGTGACCCAGGTTCCctaaaaaaactacaaaaactgACATTGGTTCCCATTTCACGCCCCACTCATTCCTGAAAAAGCACATCTGGAACTTTCCCAGTCTGCACAATGCCGCAGTGGGATCTTCCTCTGGATATGAAAACTAACagactgtactgtatgtgttttctCTGATGATATCTTGTCACACTTTAACTTACAAATGTAGAATATGGGGTTGGGTTGTTTTAATACTGTGACTATGAGCCTCCACTCACTTTCTGCCTACGGTGGTTCACAACGTCAATAAGTCAAGGAAGCCGCCCATTCACTGAAAACAGACATCTTCATGTTGGTCAGGGTTAAAAAATAAGCGTTTGGATCGATTCAAGCTCCACAAGTCCTTAAAAACTAGCCATTATCAAAGacttctgaaacacattaaacatttgAATTGATAGACACTTTGCCAAACAGAGATTCCAGCAGCTTTGCAGGCCAGCCAATGCCTCAGTCTGCCTGACATATTCTCTGCGTTTGAGATACCAGTGGAGCTGGAGCTTGATTCATTTCCTCCACTGTAATACTTGAGAAAGTAGGCTGAGCAATCCCCTTCTCCCTTGCCTCGGGTTGATGTACTGTAGTCTAGACGCCCCATTTACAGCTGCAGCAAAAGCAGAGAGCAACCTCACTATTAGGATACCTTCCACTGGGTAACTCTTCAAAGACCCAGCCCATATAAAGACGAACCCTTAGGTATAATTATGGCTTATTTATGAgctttaacattatttattaataaggAGACCATTATTTGACTATCAAGACTGCATTTCTTCATGCATTTCCTTGGTTTCCTCTCGTTTCCGACACCAGATTTGCTCATGCATCCATCTCCTGCTCCAGATCCTACAGCTGCTGTGTCGATTAGATTTGAGATGAATTATCAGAGCTGAGAGGAGCAGTAATGGGTTGACTGAGAAGTGAGCTCGACTGATTGGGTGATTACTGGGCTTATTCATCTCATTTCCATAACAGACCTCTCATGACAGTGCGTCATGCAAATACTGGAGGCTGAATTCATGGTGTTATTTCAGCATGTGTACATACCTGTTAGATAGAAATATTACATATGGTAGTTTCCTCTAATGGGACAAAAAGATGGTAATACGAAGCAGTCATTGTTAACTCAGGTTTAATTGTGCTTGTGGCAGAGCATTGCTCAAGGATTGTTTAAAGCACCTTGAACAGACAACTGCTTCATCTTAACCTTGACCAGACAATTGCAACTGCCCCACTTTCTATGTGGCAATACTGACCCCAAGTGGTCAACGTGTGTACCCGCAACAACATGGGACCATGACGTACCAGTATTATTGTATGTGGTGGGCAAATAAATCAAGCTCTGGGTCTCATAAAGTGAAACACTAAAGAGAACAAATTAACTGTTTCATTGATTCATTCATATGTCAGTGCTTCTCTGATTTTTCTTCTAGCCATATATAGCGTGACCTCTCCGATGTAGGTGTCCAGGGAAATGATTGCGCTCAGCTACCTGTGAGGGAGTTATGAGGAGAGGCCTCCATCTGATCAGAACATTTCCGACCTGGTTTTCCGAGACTCAGTATGTAGATTAGAGAAAAGCTTTCTGACGCCCCCACAAGTCTCCCCACCTTcacaacaaacaataacaaaacatgaaaagatATCACAGCATCCTTCTTTCTCTGCATATGGCTCAGAGATGAACAGAAGTCCGCCTCACTTTCaatcactttctctcttttggTTTTAGCAGGTTTAATCTATGCATGCCTTTTGTATACAGTGATTGGTCTTGCCAAACTCTCAGCTACACTCGTACGGAGAGCTATGGGTGCCATTGTTGCCGGCCATGGGACTGGTTGAAACAGACTTACTGCAGGAGCAGGTGGGACCATTGCAGTGTTTTGAATCTGGTGATCACCTGCATGTGCATTCACATATATTTTAAGAAGTGTGCATCTTGCAAAAGAATCATTTGTTTACTTGGGATGATTGTACTTTTACACATATCtattcacacacagaggatgtGTTTAGCTGTAGATAAAACGATTGATATTCCAAGCAGGATGGTGGGACTGATCAATGCTGTTTGGGGATTGGATAATTAATGGCATACTTTCATTGATCTGTCTTGAACCTTACCACTCTCCCAGAATCCCTCTGAAGTAGGAGGAGGCGTGCAAAGCTCTTACAGACCTGGTTGGCACTCATTCCTAGGCTTCCACATTACCTTTTAAgattattttcctcttttaagAACGAGATGGTGCCAGATTTTGACTTTTTCCCAGGTCTGAGCCAATGTAACCCTCCCACTCTTCAGAGGAAGCTGTCACTTTGGTCTAGCTCTGTATTTGTTGGAGCCCTCTTATGGAAAATGTAGTTAGTTATTAGTAAAATTCTAAAATTGGCttattttctcctctcttgctctctttatctcttttctctcttttctctcttttctctcttttctctcagtcttttatctctgtctctctttcaaaTTGGCACTGACCTCGTGAAACCTTTCTAAATGTTCATCAATCACTTAGTTTTTGGGCTCATGCATATTTGTAGCCTGTTGACACGGTCATTACTGACCCCTGAAACCTAGGAATGGGTGCTGAGCACTCCAATGTAATGCAGAGCTGACATTAAGACAGGTTGTTCAGCTTGTCAGATTTAGTGGACTGATCAATCATTAAAGCATATGACGACTCATAATCGAGGCTGTTATACAGTGAGTACCAAATTCCTCTCTGGTCGCAAGATCATCAGACTGTATCAGAATTATAACATTTACATGTTGCCCTTTGTGGATCCTTGGGTGTAAAGAACCGAAACTGTACATATTAGATTTATTAGCCATATCATGTCATCAGATCTGTAGACCCACTTGCCATGTCTGACAGAGGAAAAATGACTGTTGAACTGTAAATAGTGTAGTTATTAGTAATATAGGATTTAACTGCTTCTTTTCTCCAGGGATCACTCGTGTTTTGCTCAGTCCCATGGCTGCTTGGTCTCAAGGGGAAAGATGAGACAATAATGTACTTGTCTATAAAAcacatattactttttttatttcaatatatgTTTTGTATACTGTCTGTCTTGTAAATGAACTCCTTTCGTCATAAAAGCATGATGTGACTCTGTCAAAGGTGTCCTGTGTCTCTTCTCGTTGCCTGCTGCTAACTTTCAGAAAGCTACACCACATGTTCAATATGGTTGTTTATCATTCAAAAACCATGGGCACTGATCTACTGCCATAACAGCCTGCACTCTTCTGGAGGGCTTCAGCTGTCATGTGTTGATGTTGGGTTCaaatatgaaattaaatataaaagaca
This Cyclopterus lumpus isolate fCycLum1 chromosome 17, fCycLum1.pri, whole genome shotgun sequence DNA region includes the following protein-coding sequences:
- the LOC117746510 gene encoding LOW QUALITY PROTEIN: leucine-rich repeat and immunoglobulin-like domain-containing nogo receptor-interacting protein 3 (The sequence of the model RefSeq protein was modified relative to this genomic sequence to represent the inferred CDS: deleted 2 bases in 1 codon), with the translated sequence MTGSPGPGGRALVPWPRVWRWVLAASLVAIITLTLPGNSQACPPRCECSAQLRSVSCQRRRLTNIPEGIPTETKLLDLSKNRLRWVQVGDLAPYPRLEEVDLSENLIATLEPNAFATLQSLKVLKLRGNQLKLVPMGAFAKLGNLTSLDLSENKMVILLDYTFQDLRGLKHLEVGDNDLVYISHKAFTGLLGLEDLTIERCNLTSISGQTLSYLRQPGPLRLRHLSIIALEDQNFRKLSNLRALDIDHWPYLEYISPLSFQGLDLHWLSITNTNITSVPSASFKNMVHLTHLNLSYNPIATLEPWAFKDLLRLKDLIMVSTGLMTVEHHAFGGLRQIRVLNFSSNDLHTLEEGSFHSVNSLETLRVDGNPLMCDCRLLWILQRRKTLNFDGRVPVCAGPVEVQGVSLSTFTDSALFDHFTCQKPKIRNRKLQQVTAREGQPVSFLCRAEGEPVPAIVWISPQRRRITAKSSGRIVILPSGTLEIRYAQLTDSGTYICIASNAGGNDTYFATLTVRGQPLDAASAFFLNRSLYSGEFFNDTNLNSTRVFLKFTLDLTTILVSTAMGCITFLGVVLFCFLLLFVWSRGRGQRKNNFTVEYSFRKSEPVTGSSSGGTRKFNMKMI